Part of the Danio rerio strain Tuebingen ecotype United States chromosome 12, GRCz12tu, whole genome shotgun sequence genome, ATGTCCACAGATCCTTGTACCAAGTATTATTCCTTAACATAATCCTgacaaaactgtaaaaatgtgattaaatgtTCTAATAAGAAATTATACTTAAGAATGATCACGTATTAACAACTTTTCTTACTGCTAATCTGTACACTGCATACATGAAACTTACATTCAACATATGACTGCAAAGCTATTTCTACATCAACTTTTTCTTCCAACCACAAATCTATAAAGAATTTAGAAAATTAGATGTTATCtaagacaataaaacaaaaagaatagaCTGTTCTTCTGCTCCTTACATCCTCCTTTTCATTTGTGCCAATTAAATATGCCGTCAACCCTGATTAAACTCCACAGGCATTACATAACCCAAAACACAGCGTGCAACATATCAGCTGGTACCTTATTTATAAGATGGTTGGATAAATGTTTTAGTGGCACAGAACTGATTTCTCACTCACTAAGGAACAGATGCATGGCTTCAACTGTCACTGTTCCTTTCAAATCAACAGGCAACGCTCTCTTTTTTGGTTGTTCAAACAAACAAGTGGCTCGAAAGGTCCATGCAAGTGTTTAGATAAACATCAGAATGTTCCACTCCTTTATCGCCAGCAAATTCTGGCTGCATCCTCATTTCCCTCAGCAGTCGAAGAGCATGGTTACGTAAGAGCTTTGGCCACTAGTAATAATCTCTATAAACAGAAATTCCAACAGAGACTTCTGCTGGCAAGGCGATGAGGCAAGAGCTTTCCCCGTCTAATCATAATGGAGTTTATTGACCCCGTACATATACAGTATGCACTTAAAAGGAATTCTATGAGTTGCTTCCAAGGTtaccatacaaaataaatactaaaGTTATAGAATATGACAGAATAGGATGTAGAAAAAGCTCTGAATCTAATCGGAAAAGAATGCTCCAGCACCGATCTATTAATTGCTTGCATACCCAAAGACTTGGAATCTGTTTTCTAAGTATTAGCATCCTGGCAGAGCGCTTTACTGGCCCTAGGGGGGCAATATTTTTTCTAGAGAGTATGTAAATTAATGTAGCATGAAGTCAGTTTCACGAGCCTGTGGTGGGGTATTAAATTTTCATCACACTTGTGCTCGAATTGAGCAACTACAAAAAAGGAAAAGAGTAAAAGTCAGCTTGTAACAAAATTGACACTATTCCTGATCTATTTTGATTTATTCATCAATTCCCAAAATTATTTATCCGGGTAATGATTTTGTAAACAACGATAACTCTTATCGTTGTTCTGGTCAAGTTTTCAGGCAATATCTAATCATGTGCATTCGAGAAGCAACTTATCCCCTGTTCATGTTTCCTATCGAgattttttaatggaatttagGTGTATGTGCTTGGAAACAAACCAACCTGCTACAAGTGAAATTATGACATGAACTGTGTAATGAAgcaaaaaaaatacaggagaattaGACAAAAAGACAAAGGTGTGAGAAGACAAACTGCATACTTGAGGAAAAGAACTAAAATCCCATTTTATAGCACTATTTAATAGTtgtctggggagtctaacagtattccggtaccaaaaatgaaataatcacaatagaaaaaaaatgtttttcttgctgtttgtcttgttttcagtccaaatatcaaaaaaaaaaattcttaaagcagttttttcttaaaacaagctaagttatctgccagtggggtaagtgaaataatctggTTTTCGTTTTAAATGCAGATATTGCAATAGCTACAAGACAACAATTAAATAAGATTCTTTCTTTGCATAAATCACATAAATTCCATATAAAACAATGATTAAATAtaattcaaaagttcacactaGAGTacagcttatttggcatgctgtcctgggagagagcccagaGCTCATAAAaacctcgagcccggggctccctcccggtTGCAAGTCGAGAGAgagagtttaagctcaggtagatttcAAGAACTTCCCTCCtctagtagctaatgaacagatagtgattgctcttaagaggtAACTAATTCTAGtaggattagtcaattaacttaagttgcatgtttttggacagtgggaaaaaaccggggaacccggtgaaaacccacgtgagcacagggaaaatgtgtaaactctgcacaaaaacatcgactggcttggtaaggaccagaaccagtgacgttcttgctgtaaggtagCAGTGgtaaccactgggccactatgccacccatctagaaaaggaggaggagtagggttgAAAGGGGGGATTCTCAAAATGAAGATGACTGCGATATGAAACTTAGGGTATTTTTAGTGATTTTAGGAGCATCATAATAAAAACCTTAATACATATAAGAAAAAGTAATACTTCTCTAATTtaatctaattagatccactaTATTTGGTAAACAatgcaagtctctcatataatatatctactaaaaggcagaaaatactactttacaaactgtattgtaaataaatcatttgaatatttttagattattcaataatattactaataaactgaacaaatataaatttaaacacatttacacaagtaaataaacaggatcaaggatgggctaaaaatctgcggaaatctgcagatttttagcatgTGATAtggattttagatttttttatttcgtgtgggcctagtcatgactAATCTGTTGTGCTGGTTGAGCCAAAACCAGATTCTCCTCTCAGGTGGACAATATAGTTATTGCAAATAAAGCATACACCATACAATCTTTTAATTCCATACAAGCTTACGAAACATATGTCATTAAAAggttatcatattttattattattatttatattttttaaagagaCACTTAATGAGAAGATTTTTACTTCCAATACCCAACTATTGGGCTCTACAGGTGTTTGTGAGATCAGAAACTACATGCTAGGATGAAATAGTTCACAATGCAAAATTCGCTCATGTTCAAGTTGGCCTGCAAGTTCCCCAAGCTGTCCAACAAAAAAATCTGCTAGGTATGCGTGTTATTCTTTATATATCTCTAAACTGCTGACAGTAGACAAAGGACCTTTTTGTGGATAAAGCATGTAAAATTTTGATAATGCGAGTGCACCTTTAGGCTGTTTCAAACGGCAACTTATCACAATCTTGAAAACATAGTTAACGTCAAATAGTTAACGGCAGTTCATGCTGACATTAAAAACACTGCACTACTCTGTTCAagagcaattccagtgttattGATGTGACATTTgtagtaaaaattcaaaacatacatTCACAGAGAAAGCATAATGTTAATGTTATATTttgatatatgtttatatttccCAAAACAATTAACCACAAAGCTATgcgatcagaaaaatatcagtctgtaaacatttttatattttaaatgtggaaaataaacatgcgttatggatgcgACCAAAAAAGTTAGCGAGTTTACAgtctacaacatactttgtagaaattctgtgaataaaaCTGCACAAACCAAAAGTGaagctaatcaaaaggataagagttggctctctatagaacaaaaatgactgatttcattttactttacatgtttgcatttatgaggaaaaagctttgttatagatgtgacacctctgttatggatgtgacgaatGTGAAAttgtgtcatttattcattcattttcttgtcagcttagtccctttattaatccggggtcgccacagcggaatgaacctccaacttatccagcaagtttttatgcagtggatgcccttccagccacaacccatctctgggaaacatccacacacacattcacacacactatggacaatttagcctacccaattcacctgtaccgcatgtgggggaaaccggagcatccaaagGATCCCATGCgaacacacggagaacatgcaaactccacacagaaacgtcaactgagccgaggctcgaaccagcgacccagcgatcttcttgctgtgaggcgacagcactacctactgcgccactgcttagcTCCTGGCACTTGTGCGACTTtggttaattaaatataaatgttacaaaacatttaCAGACATTTTGAGCATTTGagcacacaaaaaaatgtagaaattgtttcactattttggtgaaaacttttttttctcaagGTATTTTGATTTTTCTTATAACCTGTTGCGCCTTTTCTAAAAGTGTCTGGCATGCATGTCTCAGCTGCTTGGATAAATGAGTCCACAACTGTGCAAGCCACCCAGCCTCTGACCCTAAATGAACATGTTGGCCGTCAATTTACTCACTAGTGTAATCTAAGCTGTTAAAAAGAGATTCACCATGTTCATCAGACTCTGGACTTTGCCCAAATGCTGTGACGATGAAAATGTCACATGTAGTGTGTTGTGTTTCTTGcatgacaaaataaaacaatttagatTCGAGCAGACCTGCGATAGCATTCTGGAGAAGATATGAAACTCATTAAGAACCCCGTCTCACACACTTGGTTAATAAGTGATATGCAAGTCATTATGTATAGTCTTAATAAAATCATTATGCAATGTAAAGGTTCTATGGATGTTAAAAGTTCTACTTTTTATGCCAATAaagatctttatttatttttttaaagtgtaaacaTATCCTGTAATTTATTAGTTATGTGATAACTTTAAGTGGCTTGAGTCGCATAAAAATGTTGTTTGTCTTTTGCGCAAGACACATGAAAAATATGTTGTTTAGTTGTGAAAGCCCAAAGGGGGGTTCACTGCAGTTGATTTTGTCCCCTGGGAAGAGTTACTTTTTCCAAAACAGTAACTAATAACTACGACTACAACTGAGCTGTGAATAAGAGCTTGACAAATACAATAGATGAGCACTGTAAGCTTAAAATAATTGTCATACTTATTATGATACTAATCAATTATAGAAAATGTAGAATAGATTGTTTTCAGCTGCCAGTTGTCGTTGTTGTCTTAGTTTTCAATTGACAACATTTCTAGTGACAAAATAAGATACGTGTAACTGTTTTTTTACAACATACACGAGATGCATTAATGTTACATAATATACAAGTCATGATTATAGATTCAGCTCAAATGCACTGACTGTACACTTCATGTTCAACACCCAATCTTCAAATATACAAAAAGAATATCTGGTAGAGGGTTTgatgaatattaattaaacaatacaGTGTCTTACCCATGTTGTATCCATAGGGTGACTCACTGGACCCATCCTGAAGACTGGCCAGTATTTCCCCTTTCCCCACATCACTGTCTCCAACCAGTAGGAATTTCAGAAGAAAATCATAAGCTTTTGCTGGGCTGCTTCTGTGGTTCATCTTCACATCAGCCCGATGACCCATACTGGTACATCATGTAATTGTCGGACTTGACGGACTTGTGTTATATTTCAGTCCACCAAATGTAACTGAACGATTtagctgttttaaaaaaacaaacctacGTGTTGATCACTTGTCTCTCTGTGTGAAAAATCTCATGTCCAGAACATGGCTAAAGCTGTCCTTTTGTTCAAAGATTCGGACTGTGGATCCACTGATACTGTTGCGTCACATCAGAAGGTAAATAAAGAGCCTCATATGTTAACAATATCGTAGCATAAGGCGATTAGCTACTTATAATTGGTTATTTACACTTAAAGTAATGGTAATTATAATACAGAACACCTAATGTTTATCTCATCTTTACAGTTTGAGCAAACCTGGTCCATTGAGCTCTCAGCCACGATCCCTCTCGTCTATCAGCCTCCCTAAACAGAAAAATGTTGAGTTCATCCTTGGATTTTCCTTGATTGGTTCCTGTGAGGAGTTGCTAGGGCAGCTCTGCTCTTTCATTAGACGTAACTTATGTCAATCAAAAAACACATGAACGCCCACTTTGTATTGGAGAGGGTGTGGCTAATCTCCTGTTTTGAGCCCATATGCGCTGTTCCCAGATCAGCCCTGGTAGGACCCCACCTACTTAGGTTTGGTCGCAGTAAACAGCGGCTCAGCTGATTCTGGGTCAGCTCTTTTAGCGAATTTCAAGCGCGTGCTCGGGTTTGTTGTTTTCCGGGGCACGAAGAATGACGTAGTGTTAAAATGACGTAATATTACCATTGTAGTTTCTAGCTTTTCcttctaaaatatttttgtaaatttacttCGTCTATATattcgtgtttgtgtgtgaaaaaatattagtattttatattattattgatagtattattattattatatgaatctctctctcattatatatatatatatatatatatatatatatatatatatatatatatatatatatatatatatatatatatgtgtgtgtgtgtgtatgtatttatgtatgtatgcatgcatgtatgtacgtgtatgtaattatatatatatatatatatatatatatatatatatatatatatatatatatatattcacacatatacatagatacatacagttgaagtcagaattattagcccccttttgatttttattttcttttttaaatatttctcaaattatttttaacagagcaatgacattttcaaagtatgtctgataatagtttttcttctggagaaagtcttatttgttttgtttcagctagaataaaagcagttattaataaaaaattttttgccatttttggggcaaaattattagcccctttaagctaatttgttttccgataatctacagaacaaaccatcgttatacaataacttgactaattaccctaacctgcctagttcaccttattaacctagttaagccttttaatgtcactttaagctgtatagcagtgtcttgaaaaatatctagtcaaatattatttacttatttatttatttaaatattatttactgtcatcatggaaacgataaaataaatcagttattagaaataagtttttaaaactattatgcttagaaatgtgctgaaacaatcttcccagaacagaacagaaattgggggaaaaaataaacaggggcgctaataattctgacttcaatacatacacgcacgcacgcacgcacaaatctctctctatttctctctatggatggatggatggatggatagaaccaCAATTATGACTTTCATTATGAACTTTCACTAACAATGCCACATTACATAATGCTTtaaagatctctctctctctctctctacacaccacacacagagaacattaGAATTGACAAACAAATTAGattttgaaattaatttaacattACAGTGTCTCAAAGAAtcatacaaaaaaatctaatattagaATTAAACAAGCATTATGCAACTTCATAACACaactatataaatattaatgaaatttcATGTCTTCAGGATGTCATTTAGTAGGATTTGATTGCTACTCCGACAATTCTTGGTCTCTTTACCTTAATATCACTTCACATATTTTGTAACTTGTTGGCCTTGATTAGATACGATCTAAACTGAAGCAACATGTCTGAACATGATTTTGTTCAATGAAGCGCCACTGAGTAGTTACACGTTATATAAAACTTCTACAGCTGTATGATATCAAAAAGCACATATTAACCTTGTCCTGTTATATcaactaaaaatgaatataaacattacaaaaGATTATGCTTTTATTCCAGTCCAATTATTCACTTGTAAATGCCTTTCAATGCAGTGTGTGCAGATGCTGCCCTCTAGTGTTACATCAGAGTAAGCCAAACAAGTAGCACTTTACTAGAAAGTAATTTGCATGCATCTACAGTTGAGTTGTTGGATGGTTGATACTAAACTGCTGTTTTGTATTTCATGGTGTATAAATATAACcaatattttatagttttaacCACAAAATTCACAGACATGATCAGCAGCTTCATAATGGCCTTGATTTTGCTTCCATTTTGGTACAATCATTTAAAGACATTGAAGTGACATGTGACAATGTAAGCAATAATCATTTCTAAATGTGTTACATAACACACTCTCGtgaaataaattgtaattaaaagTCTCTGAATAAAAAGCATAATTAACTATACCCTGGGAGGGGTAAATGTTGTCCCTCTTTGGCTTCAAAAAAGGTATAAGAGAGTGTAATAGTATCAACTCGCGCCATCCGGGGGTCTTCATCAAACTCTGGGTCGATGTAGAAGAACACAGGCATGTCCACCTCCTCGTGTGGGTTTAACCTCTGTTCCTCGAAACAAAAACACTGAAGGAGAAAAGATGCTTTGTATTAGAATTTAATACTACTTAATGAGCTCAGATGGTAGCAAGTGGAGAACATTTTTAGTCATTATAGAAATGTCAGTATGGATTTATTTAATGCATCACATGTACCTGTATCTTATTAAAATATTGTCCAGCCTCAAAAGGTACAACATTGTAAGTAGAAATGCCTATCACTGGCTTGTCGGTGGGATTCCGTGCCCTATAAAAAGCCAGTGCAGTCTCCCCTGGTACAACCTGAGAACATGTCCAAACAAAGCGTGATGCTTATGTAAAGCTGTATAAGAGCACATTTTTGACACCACACAGTCAACGTTTTACATTACAAATTTATAATATTAAAGGATTTAGTATTGACAGAAAAATAATGTATACTGAATATAACTTTATTGAACTGTAATGTTTGCAGGTCTTTgcgttaataataattattatgtatttttataactCGCCTTTAAAACTTAATTCTCAAGATACTTTACACAAAAAAGGCAAAGATATAAACACAGGTTGGAGCAACAGTAAAATtgaaacattcaaaataaaacatttaattatctATAACCATAAAACAAACCAAGAATAACCACCTCACAAATAGGTGAGTGTAAATTAGTGTGTTTTCAAGAATGATTTAAACAATCTAAAAGATTCAGCATGTCAAATGTTTAGGGGAGAGAGTTCCAGAGCCTCAGAGCCAGGGAAGAGAAAGCCCGGTCACCCATCGAGCGCAGACGAGAGGAAGGGACTGTTAAAAGGACATTTCTTAATGCCTTTAAGATCCTTTAACAGGTATCCagtatacaaatataataaatgcatgttttttaaCTCATGTAAATTAgcgtttaataaataatgtttataaaattgtttataaaataatatcaaaattTAGATGCCAGTgaaattattaaaactttaacttttccAAATCTTATTAAAGAGAACATGTTTAATACTGCAAAttaggaataaataaacaattagcaAACAAGATAATGATATGAGTGACGTATTTAACAAAGATATGAATGAATAACTAAACATTGCTTTCTTTTTTTGGTTTCAATAACAATGGTGAAACTAtaatcaaattttaaaatatttgagcaTAAACATTTAGGCTCGGTTTCACAGACAGGGCTTAGACAATTGCCAGGATTAGGCCATAGTTCAATTAggacatttcagtaatttttaaaaacatgcttaGAAAAAAACATTACTGGTGTGCATCTTAAGACAAAACAAAGGCACTGATAAATTTAAAAATCAATCAGtgcaattttatttcagttaaaacgCTGAGACTTACATTTTAATCAAGGACTAGGCTCAAGCCTTGACTGTGAAACCAGGGTTAGTGTGTTAAAACTCTATTTTCTATGTATtgtattgcattatattatattatagagaGTTAGCTAAGAataatcataagcacatgatcctctcaaaattagtttataaataaactttactttgaGAGATGAGCTGATGATTTTGAGCAAGAAAACGTTTCGCTATTTGAACGCActattttgagaaatgcacttgcTATTTTGCAAATTTacattctgatctgagaaatgtaccaaagtgactgagaaaaactctaaacagttttttttcatatttcagaTGTAATGGAAAGTAACTCAATTGTAATTTAAGATATATTATCAAAGCTTTTGTATTACACTGAATCAAGATCCCACAAAAATGGATCACAAAAGAATAGCTATAATCTTACATAAATCTCTGACTGCTGTGGACGAAAGTTCCACTGTATGCTGGCGTGCGTGTCTGCgttgaatgtcactttaatgaTACGATCCCTGACAGGCTTCATAGTTGCCACTTGCTCAGTGTCGTGTCCTGCTACTGCTGCGCCGCCCAACCCTGTAGCCTGAAGAGAGAAACATATTATTGCAATACTACGATTCCACCACAAAAAATGTCCTTGAGATTGCCAGTGTCATACCGACCTGACAGTACAGTCTGTAGAGCGGAACAGCAGCATATGACATCCCAATCATTCCCACTCCAGCAGCTGCAATATATGTAAGGatagtcttgttttttttcttccagtcATCTGCCTGGCTCTGATGTTTCCTCTTGTGAGTTTTGGCTCCTCGTGACTGGTTGAGGAGTCGCTGTGTGGTCCTCCTGAGAAACTGCTGGCTGCTGGATGTGGCTAGTCTTCTGATGGTGCAACAATCAATACACAATCGGGTGCTAGAAAGTGCTTGTATATAGTGCTTTGCAGTGCACCCACGAAGAAGGAACGATGACAGCATAATCCTAGAGTGCAAGTGAAATCCTCTTCAAAACAGGTGCGTTTCACCTAAAACCAACAATATGGATTATATTACACAGACTGTGTGATCAGTTCATAACCAGAGTAAAGAAGGTCTAGTAAATTATccttaataaaaataagaagtgGCACACTTGCAGAAtgtccaaataaaaataaataaatgtccaaATTATTGAAAAGACGGGGATCAGTTTTAAGATTTAATGTATTAATTGGCAATAATTTTTAAAGAGCGGTACAAATAAGCAATAAAAATAGCAGTAGCAATATACAAAGTCTTAGGCATAGGACGATAACCGTTTAAGGTTTACcatagtttggaaaagtcaaggttttaaaacgccAAAACtttgttataccattcctacagtATATACGTTTTATTTACGTGATTTTTACAActactttatttagttttttagggcaacattATTTCTCAAAAGGACCCTCAACATTAAATGCTATtgtgctaaaatattttaaatgtttcttaaaataaaatatattttgttcaatgAGGGAAAAtcttgatgtttttttaataagacatttaaaagctacaaattttagagcagtaattacaataccgtgatatttttatccaaggttaccataccatcagaatcttacatCAGTGTATGCCTGCCTgcctttctatctatctatctatctatctatctatctatctatctatctatctatctatctatctatatatatatatatatatatatatatatatatatata contains:
- the cox11 gene encoding cytochrome c oxidase assembly protein COX11, mitochondrial isoform X1 gives rise to the protein MLSSFLLRGCTAKHYIQALSSTRLCIDCCTIRRLATSSSQQFLRRTTQRLLNQSRGAKTHKRKHQSQADDWKKKNKTILTYIAAAGVGMIGMSYAAVPLYRLYCQATGLGGAAVAGHDTEQVATMKPVRDRIIKVTFNADTHASIQWNFRPQQSEIYVVPGETALAFYRARNPTDKPVIGISTYNVVPFEAGQYFNKIQCFCFEEQRLNPHEEVDMPVFFYIDPEFDEDPRMARVDTITLSYTFFEAKEGQHLPLPGYS